Genomic DNA from bacterium:
GTACTTAAATAGTATTGCAGATATGCATTGTCGATGGAAAGACGATTTCCATTTTGCAATTAGAGTTATTGTGGTATCTAGAATTGAATTCTACTAATTCGCAACTTCGCTTAAATTGATTATATTAACCAAAATTCAATATTAATCATTTGAGGTTTAAGGTTGATACTCTTGAAGCAAAGAAAAAGTTTGTTGCTTCTGATGGTATTATTGCAATAAATAAAGAGCATAGAATTATTGTTTTTAATGATGGCGCTAGTAGGATTACTGGATTCAGTACTGATGAGATCATTTCAAAACAAAGTAATATTTTATTTGATCCTACACTTGGCGAAAACACAATAATAAATAACAGCTTAAATTCTGGTGAGATTTTTTCAAATATATCGCTAAGAATTAAAACAGGAGTAACAAGCAACTTGAGGTAAACGCGTCGATAAGTCCCCTTATACAGCCCGATCATGGTGTAATTGGACTCATTATCGTTTTCAGAGACATCAATGAGGTTGTTTCACTCCATCTTACTCTGCAACAAAAAAACGAAGAAATTATTAAACAAAAAAATAAACTCGAGACTATTTTCAATAGTTTGCTTGAAGGGACTTTTACAGTTGATTCTGAATGGAAAATAACTTCATTCAATAAAGCCGCTGAAGGAATAACAGGTTTTTCGGCTTCCGAAGCATTGGGGAAAGATTACTGGGAGGTTTTTCCTTCTGAGGCTGGGAAGGAAGATCTACTGTTAAAATCATTCATTGAAGATCATCATCAGAATCTTCTAAGGGAAACTACAATCATTCGTAAAGATGGTAGTAGGGTGCTTGTCAGAATTAACTCAGCTCAATTACTGGATACAAGAAGTAATAAAATC
This window encodes:
- a CDS encoding PAS domain-containing protein is translated as MRFKVDTLEAKKKFVASDGIIAINKEHRIIVFNDGASRITGFSTDEIISKQSNILFDPTLGENTIINNSLNSGEIFSNISLRIKTGVTSNLR